In the genome of Aspergillus flavus chromosome 8, complete sequence, one region contains:
- a CDS encoding putative pectin lyase D (pectin lyase F), producing MKYAAVLTTVAALASRALGAGVSGTAEGFASSATGGGSATAVYPTTTDELVSYLGDDEARVIVLSQTFDFTNTEGTTTETGCAPWGTGSACQVAINKDDWCTNYESSAPSTSVTYDNAGSLGITVNSNKSLIGEGTKGVIKGKGLRIVNGVENVIIQNIAVTDINPKYVWGGDAITINQADLVWIDHVTTARIGRQHYVLGTEADNRVTLSNNYIDGESDYSATCDGHHYWNVYLDGSSDKVTMKGNYFYKTSGRAPKVQGNTYLHAVNNYWNDNSNHAFEIGSGGYVLAEGNTFADVTAAVEDSSFEGELFSSSSDADTCSSYIGRACKANSFTNSGDLSGTTVDVLSKFKGETVATADTASTAPASNAGQGNL from the exons ATGAAGTACGCCGCTGTTCTTACGACCGTTGCCGCCCTCGCCTCTCGGGCCTTGGGCGCTGGTGTCTCTGGCACCGCGGAGGGCTTCGCATCTAGCGCTACTGGTGGTGGCAGTGCCACCGCCGTCTACCCCACTACCACCGATGAGCTGGTCTCCTACCTCGGTGACGATGAGGCCCGTGTGATTGTTCTGAGCCAGACTTTCGACTTCACCAACACTGAGGGTACCACCACGGAGACTGGTTGCGCTCCTTGGGGAACTGGCTCCGCCTGCCAGGTGGCCATCAACAAGGATGACTGGTGCACCAACTACGAGTCCAGCGCTCCCTCCACCTCTGTGACCTA CGATAACGCCGGTTCTCTTGGTATCACTGTCAACTCCAACAAGTCCCTGATCGGCGAGGGCACCAAGGGTGtcatcaagggcaagggtCTCCGTATCGTCAACGGTGTCGAGAACGTCATTATCCA GAACATTGCTGTCACCGATATCAACCCCAAGTACGTCTGGGGTGGTGACGCCATCACTATCAACCAGGCCGATCTTGTCTGGATCGACCATGTGACC ACTGCTCGCATTGGTCGCCAGCACTACGTCCTCGGAACCGAGGCTGACAACCGCGTCACCCTCTCCAACAACTACATCGATGGAGAGTCTGACTACTCGGCCACCTGCGACGGCCACCACTACTGGAATGTCTACCTGGACGGCTCCAGCGACAAGGTTACTATGAAGGGTAACTACTTCTACAAGACCAGTGGCCGTGCTCCTAAGGTCCAGGGCAACACCTACCTGCACGCTGTCAACAACTACTGGAACGACAACTCCAACCACGCCTTCGAGATCGGCTCCGGTGGTTACGTCCTTGCTGAGGGTAACACCTTCGCCGACGTCACCGCCGCCGTCGAGGACTCCTCCTTCGAGGGTGagctcttctcctcctccagcgaTGCCGACACCTGCAGCTCCTACATCGGCCGCGCTTGCAAGGCCAACTCGTTCACTAACTCGGGTGACCTCTCCGGCACCACCGTCGACGTTCTCTCCAAGTTCAAGGGTGAGACCGTTGCCACCGCTGACACCGCCAGCACTGCCCCTGCATCCAATGCTGGTCAGGGTAACCTGTAG
- a CDS encoding uncharacterized protein (hypothetical protein AOR_1_40024), translating to MFYEPGVTEHGLPHDPFKACVVPRPIGWISTKNKKGQCNLAPYSQFNNLTFDPPYVMFSSNQTATGARKDTVVNAEETGTFVWNLATWDLREAVNISAEQTPYGTDEFELCNITKEQATIVDVPMVKESPVKFECEYHTTVRLPGNPPMGTVDIVIGKVIGVHIADEVLTDGLLDIKKTQPIARCGYYQYTVVRDTFEMIIPNMSADVLYGLEGNAARNRQKNEENEESSNNQ from the exons ATGTTTTACGAACCTGGTGTGACTGAGCATGGTCTCCCCCATGACCCTTTCAAG GCCTGCGTGGTCCCTCGTCCCATTGGGTGGATTTCCACcaagaataaaaaagggCAATGTAACCTGGCGCCTTACTCACAGTTCAATAACTTAACGTTTGACCCGCCGTACGTTATGTTTTCTTCCAACCAGACCGCTACTGGCGCGCGTAAGGATACAGTGGTGAATGCTGAAGAAACGGGAACCTTTGTCTGGAACCTGGCGACCTGGGATCTGCGTGAAGCGGTCAATATCTCCGCCGAACAGACGCCCTATGGGACTGACGAATTTGAACTGTGCAATATCACCAAGGAGCAGGCGACAATCGTCGATGTTCCCATGGTGAAGGAGTCGCCTGTGAAGTTCGAATGCGAGTACCACACGACTGTTCGACTACCAGGAAACCCACCCATGGGGACCGTGGATATCGTCATTGGAAAGGTTATCGGGGTTCATATCGCCGATGAAGTACTCACTGATGGATTGCTGGATATCAAGAAAACCCAACCGATCGCTCGCTGCGGGTATTATCAGTATACCGTTGTTCGGGATACATTTGAGATGATAATTCCCAATATGTCGGCGGACGTTCTATATGGCTTGGAGGGCAATGCGGCTCGTAATCGCCAGAAGAAtgaggagaatgaagagagtTCTAACAACCAGTAG